The following proteins are co-located in the Palaemon carinicauda isolate YSFRI2023 chromosome 3, ASM3689809v2, whole genome shotgun sequence genome:
- the Paics gene encoding bifunctional phosphoribosylaminoimidazole carboxylase/phosphoribosylaminoimidazole succinocarboxamide synthetase translates to MTQPNVVTVTFSEPNKGEVIIEGKTKIVHAIVGDPGHVMVLNKDRITAGDGAKAHELKGKAAISNDTNAKVFTFLQQAGIKTSFVQSCGETSYKSRRCDMIPLEWVTRRVATGSFLRRHTGVTEGYRFTPPKMETFYKDDENHDPQWSEEQILEARMNVGGIIIGRNEYDIMARTTVTVFEVLERAWAALDCALIDMKIEFGIDTETKEILVSDTIDSDSWRLWPSGDKRLMKDKQVYRNLEKVTEEGLNQVKRNFQWVADKLESFIPTPRGLVVVLMGSPSDATHCEKIRDHCRKLGVPCELRVTSAHKGTTETLSIIAQYEGMAIPIVFIAVAGRSNGLGPVTCANTCCPVINCPPLKPEEAARDVWSSLSLPSGMGCGTVLYPEAAAQSAAAILALSDHVIWAKIRAKQLNLWTSLKLADQKMCKSN, encoded by the exons ATGACAC AACCAAATGTGGTGACTGTCACCTTCTCGGAGCCCAACAAGGGAGAGGTTATCATCGAGGGCAAGACCAAAATTGTCCATGCCATCGTTGGGGACCCCGGTCACGTCATGGTCCTGAACAAGGACCGCATCACGGCTGGAGATGGGGCGAAGGCTCACGAGCTCAAGGGCAAGGCTGCCATATCCAACGACACTAATGCCAAAGTGTTCACCTTCCTTCAGCAGGCTG GCATCAAAACCTCCTTCGTGCAATCTTGCGGAGAAACCAGTTACAAATCTCGCAGGTGCGACATGATCCCCTTGGAGTGGGTTACTCGAAGGGTGGCCACCGGTTCCTTCCTCAGAAGGCATACAGGCGTCACTGAAGGCTATAGGTTTACACCCCCCAAGATGGAGACCTTTTATAAG GATGACGAGAATCACGACCCCCAGTGGAGCGAAGAGCAGATCTTGGAAGCGCGCATGAACGTTGGAGGAATTATAATCGGCCGGAATGAGTACGACATCATGGCGAGAACGACCGTTACAGTCTTTGAGGTTTTGGAGAGAGCCTGGGCTGCTCTCGACTGTGCTCTTATTGATATGAAAATTGAGTTTGGCATCGATACCGAGACTA aggaaATTCTAGTCTCGGACACAATTGACTCCGATTCATGGAGATTATGGCCATCTGGGGATAAGAGGCTCATGAAGGACAAGCAG GTTTACCGAAACCTGGAGAAAGTAACGGAGGAAGGACTAAATCAGGTGAAACGCAACTTCCAGTGGGTTGCCGACAAATTGGAGTCCTTCATACCTACTCCACGAGGACTG GTTGTGGTGCTCATGGGCTCTCCCTCTGATGCTACCCATTGTGAAAAGATCAGGGACCACTGCAGGAAGCTTGGAGTGCCATGTGAGCTGCGTGTCACTTCGGCTCACAAGGGAACTACAGAGACATTGTCAATTATTGCCCAG TATGAAGGAATGGCTATTCCTATTGTATTTATTGCTGTTGCGGGAAGAAGCAACGGCCTTGGACCTGTTACTTGCGCTAATACTTGTTGCCCTGTCATAAACTGCCCACCATTAAAACCTGAAGAAGCTGCAAGAGATGTTTGGTCCTCACTTAGTTTACCTTCTG GTATGGGATGCGGAACTGTCCTATACCCAGAGGCAGCCGCACAGAGCGCAGCTGCGATACTCGCCCTGAGTGACCATGTTATCTGGGCCAAGATTAGAGCCAAGCAACTGAACCTGTGGACATCTCTTAAGTTGGCCGACCAGAAGATGTGCAAGTCAAACTAG